A window of the Thermus thermophilus HB8 genome harbors these coding sequences:
- a CDS encoding adenosylcobinamide-GDP ribazoletransferase, with translation MLRDLRLALALLTVLPLAPKGVGEEDFKRSVAFFPLAGYLLGLPLALLALLPLPPGLSAALGVALLLGLTGFLHLDGLLDLADALLGARPREERLRILKDPHLGAFAFGVGGVYLLLLFQALALVQDPLFLLLFPGWARFAFLPFLHRYPLLGPGMAALVRGGPWPFALLPALPFLLLYPLPALLALLAAWGVARLAWARLGGLNGDALGAMIALGEVVLLLAQALLGPAPSSRAGPGLP, from the coding sequence GTGCTCCGAGACCTCCGCCTCGCCCTGGCCCTCCTCACGGTGTTGCCCCTGGCCCCTAAAGGGGTCGGGGAGGAGGACTTCAAGCGGAGCGTGGCCTTCTTCCCCCTGGCGGGCTACCTCCTGGGGCTCCCCCTGGCCCTCCTCGCCCTCTTGCCCCTCCCTCCAGGGCTTTCCGCCGCCCTGGGGGTCGCCCTCCTCCTCGGCCTCACGGGCTTCCTGCACCTGGACGGCCTTTTGGACCTCGCGGACGCCCTCCTCGGGGCGAGGCCCAGGGAGGAGCGCCTGAGGATCCTCAAGGACCCCCACCTGGGGGCCTTCGCCTTCGGGGTGGGGGGGGTCTACCTCCTCCTCCTCTTCCAGGCCCTGGCCCTGGTGCAAGACCCCCTCTTCCTCCTCCTCTTCCCGGGGTGGGCCCGCTTCGCCTTCCTCCCCTTCCTCCACCGCTACCCCCTCTTGGGCCCGGGGATGGCCGCCTTGGTCCGGGGGGGGCCCTGGCCCTTTGCCCTCCTTCCCGCCCTGCCCTTCCTCCTCCTCTACCCCCTTCCCGCCCTCCTCGCCCTCCTCGCCGCCTGGGGGGTGGCCCGCCTGGCCTGGGCCCGCCTCGGGGGGCTGAACGGGGACGCCCTCGGGGCCATGATCGCCCTGGGGGAGGTGGTCCTCCTCCTGGCCCAGGCCCTGCTTGGGCCGGCTCCTTCCTCCCGTGCCGGGCCTGGTTTACCATAG